CAAACGCGGCCACGAGCTTGCCCACGCAATCGGATTTGCCGTGCGGGATGGCCACCCCCTGCCCAATCCCCGTGGAGCCGAGCGACTCGCGTTTCAGCAGGGTCTGCACCAGTTTCGCGACGTCTTTGTCTTTGATCGCGCCAGCGCTGACGAGCAGTTGCGTCAGCTCCCGGATGACCGCTTCTTTATTTTGGTGCGCTTGGAGATTCACGCTAACGGCCCGATCGTCCAAAAATCCCATCATGTGCATGGCAACCCTCTCAGCTAAAGAATGTGGAGCGGGAGATCCCGCCGATATCTTCTACGATTGAAAATTGGAGCGGGTGATGGGATTTGAACCCACGACTTTCACGTTGGCAACGTGACGCTCTACCACTGAGCTACACCCGCA
This region of Candidatus Omnitrophota bacterium genomic DNA includes:
- a CDS encoding PTS sugar transporter subunit IIA, with translation MHMMGFLDDRAVSVNLQAHQNKEAVIRELTQLLVSAGAIKDKDVAKLVQTLLKRESLGSTGIGQGVAIPHGKSDCVGKLVAAFGISRQGVDFDSLDGEPVHLFFLLVAPEDSAGPHLKALARISRLLKDKHFRDSLRNAKDEKTVAKIIQDEDARRP